One part of the Paroedura picta isolate Pp20150507F chromosome 5, Ppicta_v3.0, whole genome shotgun sequence genome encodes these proteins:
- the SCN1B gene encoding sodium channel regulatory subunit beta-1 — protein sequence MAPLRPASLLACLALVTLCQGGCVEVESLTEAVLGNTFKITCISCKKRSETEAVTFTEWFFKEKGTDEMVKILRYSIENKLEVMDSRFEGLVVWNGTKKVADLQDVSIFILNVTYEHAGEYVCTVNRTLNFAYDFTHNVLVNKTIHVEVVPKANRDMASIVSEIMMYVLIVVLTIWLVAEMVYCYKKIAAATEAAAQENASEYLAITSESKENCTGVQAVE from the exons ATGGCACCCTTGCGCCCGGCTTCCCTCCTGGCCTGCCTCGCCCTAG TGACGTTATGCCAGGGGGGCTGCGTGGAGGTGGAATCCCTCACGGAAGCTGTGCTGGGCAATACCTTCAAGATCACGTGCATCTCATGCAAGAAGCGAAGTGAGACGGAGGCCGTGACCTTCACTGAGTGGTTTTTCAAGGAGAAGGGCACAGATGAGATGGTTAAG ATCCTTCGCTATAGCATCGAAAACAAGCTAGAAGTGATGGACTCCCGCTTCGAAGGCCTGGTGGTGTGGAATGGCACCAAGAAAGTGGCCGATTTACAGGACGTCTCCATCTTCATCCTTAATGTGACCTATGAACACGCAGGGGAGTACGTCTGCACCGTCAACCGCACACTCAACTTTGCGTATGATTTCACACACAACGTCCTGGTCAACAAGACGATTCACGTTGAGGTGGTGCCTAAGG CAAACCGGGACATGGCGTCCATCGTCTCTGAGATCATGATGTACGTTCTCATTGTGGTCCTGACCATCTGGCTGGTAGCGGAGATGGTCTATTGCTACAAGAAGATCGCCGCGGCAACGGAAGCAGCTGCCCAGGAGAATGC CTCTGAGTACTTAGCCATCACATCAGAAAGCAAGGAAAACTGTACAGGGGTGCAGGCGGTGGAATAG